One genomic segment of Camelus bactrianus isolate YW-2024 breed Bactrian camel unplaced genomic scaffold, ASM4877302v1 HiC_scaffold_26, whole genome shotgun sequence includes these proteins:
- the LOC141576721 gene encoding uncharacterized protein LOC141576721: MSGGKLSIGQTSEEVIRLKLESAYYSRLSGQPALRPRRGVGKLPAGVSGSQPTARLPATARRRPGTPLAERDPQSQVTPPSPPSSPCHATPPPNRPPDLRAVPLAPRREERSDSSSPVGSLGPRGGRGSHWRRPLPPAVNPAARPRPTGGAWQDAGPRGLSGRLQDGRALGVRTCWQPRAPFTATAADQSRRSALRLRGLTPRGGRPPWRPWKSWRRPSSPSSPSSGRHRRRRCLSRHRNRRRLSPLSRTRGLNRHSRPPSPLSRHRSRRRLSRYRRLSPFSRYRCRLSPSAGTAASAGTAAAASSAGTAAAAALSAGTAASAPSAGTAAASAPQPVPPPQLVQQPPPPQPVPPPPQPSQPVTPPQPVPQPPQPSQPVPPLQPVPPPPQPSQPPPPPQPVPPPPQPLQPAPQPPQPQPSQPVPPPPQPSQPPPPQPVPQPPQPQPVPPPPQPSQPPPPQPVPQPPPPQPVPPPPQPLQPAPQPPQPQPSQPVPPPQPVPPPPQPSQPPPPQPVPQPPQPPQPAPPPQPLQPVPPPQPVPPPPQPSQPPPPQPVPQPPQPPQPAPPPQPLQPVPPPQPLQPVPPPQPVPQPPQPQPVPPPPQPPQPVPPPQPAPHPQPPPPPAQPWVRSRCTDGRLK, encoded by the exons atgtcaggtggAAAGCTGAGTATAGGTCAAACTTCAGAGGAGGTGATCAGATTGAAGTTAGAG tcagcatattacagcaggctgtccggccagccggccctccgcccgcgccgcggggtgGGCAAGCTCCCCGCgggggtctcgggctcccagcccactgcccgcCTCCCTGCCACCGCTAGGCGTCGTCCGGGGACGCCCCTCGCcgagagagaccctcaatcacaagtcaccccgccctccccaccgtcctcgccgtgccacgcaaccccgcccccgaaccgccctcccgatctccgtGCAGTACCCCTCGCCCCTCGCCGGGAAGAACGCAGTGACTCCAGCAGCCCTGTCGGCTCTTTGGGCCCaaggggcgggcgcggcagccattggcggaggccgctgcctccggctgtcaatcccgcggcccggccccgccccaccggcggagcgtggcaggacgcagggccgcgggggctgtcgggacggctccaagatggccgCGCGCTTGGGGTCCGCACCTGCTGGCAGCCCCGAGCCCCGTTCactgccaccgctgctgaccAGAGCCGCCGGTCGGCCCTGCGACTCCGGGGGCTGAccccgcggggcgggaggccgccatggcgaccctggaaaagctggcgaaggccttcgagtccctcaagtccttccagcggccgccaccgccgccgccgctgcctcagccggcaccgcaaccgccgccgcctcagccctctcagccggaCCCGCGGCCTCAACCGCCACAGCCGCCCgcccagccccctcagccggcaccgcagccgccgccgcctcagccggtaccgccgcctcagccccttcagccggtaccgctgccgcctcagcccctcagccggtaccgccgcctcagctGGTACAGCAGCCGCCGCatcctcagccggtaccgccgccgccgcagccctctcagccggtaccgccgcctcagccccttcagccggtaccgctgccgcctcagcccctcagccggtaccgccgcctcagctggtacagcagccgccgccgcctcagccggtaccgccgccgcctcagccctctcagccggtaacgccgcctcagccggtaccgcagccgcctcagccctctcagccggtaccgccgcttcagccggtaccgccgccgcctcagccgtctcagccgccgccgccgcctcagccggtaccgccgccgcctcagccccttcagccggcaccgcagccgccgcaacctcagccctctcagccggtaccgccgccacctcagccgtctcagccgccgccgcctcagccggtaccgcagccgccgcagcctcagccggtaccgccgccacctcagccgtctcagccgccgccgcctcagccggtaccgcagccgccgccgcctcagccggtaccgccgccgcctcagccccttcagccggcaccgcagccgccgcaacctcagccctctcagccggtaccgccgcctcagccggtaccgccgccacctcagccgtctcagccgccgccgcctcagccggtaccgcagccgccgcagccccctcagccggcaccgccgcctcagccccttcagccggtaccgccgcctcagccggtaccgccgccacctcagccgtctcagccgccgccgcctcagccggtaccgcagccgccgcagccccctcagccggcaccgccgcctcagccgcttcagccggtaccgccgcctcagccccttcagccggtaccgccgcctcagccggtaccgcagccgccgcagcctcagccggtaccgccgccgcctcagccccctcagccggtaccgccgcctcagccggcaccgcaccctcaaccgccaccgccgcccgcccagccgtgggtcaggagccgctgcacagacg gaaggttaaaataa